In Nicotiana tabacum cultivar K326 chromosome 17, ASM71507v2, whole genome shotgun sequence, one DNA window encodes the following:
- the LOC107827571 gene encoding uncharacterized protein LOC107827571 isoform X1 — protein MQRDSGNSYLPTRNHAGGASLGRSNLIPINMTPYHGSHTPYMLGSEQRASRSINLSLPAVANLNLENGADGSSAALASSHSRSGSNYSNWSPTIISANVSIAYHPERNYFSCWIPAAMLPIMHAPNFFVPLPHMPWNWTYSSFSVQVPSVYHMTGTIRSEVISRQDSLPLVPASQFQQISLAPGAERVITGENMVNSSFAVQQVIFRVNHSPRFMGDDFLHHHLLRQVNHGPGPTPLHPYNFHMAQHGGGQIGTRQTFYVGIENMSYEVLLAFQDQVGYVSTGLSKEVILARMKCIKYQSIAISVNDSDRCCICLDNFCDGQTIGFADCGHYFHFDCITEWLMQKNSCPLCKRTALTT, from the exons ATGCAGCGTGATTCTGGTAACTCTTACTTACCCACTAGAAACCATGCTGGTGGTGCAAGTCTTGGTCGATCCAATTTAATTCCCATTAATATGACACCTTACCATGGTTCACACACTCCATATATGCTGGGTTCAGAACAAAGGGCTTCTCGGTCAATCAATCTGTCTCTGCCAGCGGTAGCTAATCTGAACCTTGAAAATGGTGCAGATGGGTCATCAGCAGCTTTGGCAAGCTCTCACTCTCGCTCAGGAAGTAACTATTCTAACTGGAGTCCAACAATAATTTCGGCAAATGTATCAATCGCATACCAccctgaaagaaattatttttcctgCTGGATTCCAGCAGCAATGCTACCGATCATGCATGCTCCTAATTTCTTTGTACCACTGCCACATATGCCATGGAACTGGACGTATAGCTCTTTCTCTGTCCAGGTTCCGTCAGTGTATCATATGACTGGAACAATTCGAAGTGAGGTGATTTCCCGTCAAGATAGCCTGCCGCTTGTTCCTGCTTCTCAGTTTCAACAAATTAGTCTTGCTCCAGGAGCTGAGAGAGTAATTACAGGAGAGAACATGGTGAACTCCAGTTTTGCAGTTCAACAAGTAATTTTCCGGGTAAATCACAGCCCGAGGTTCATGGGTGATGACTTTTTGCATCATCATTTGCTGAGACAAGTGAACCACGGACCTGGTCCTACACCACTGCATCCGTACAATTTTCACATG GCACAACATGGTGGAGGACAAATTGGTACGCGTCAAACTTTTTATGTTGGCATAGAGAACATGAGTTATGAG GTTTTGTTAGCCTTTCAAGACCAGGTTGGATATGTCAGTACAGGATTGAGCAAGGAAGTCATTTTAGCACGTATGAAGTGCATCAAGTATCAGTCAATCGCAATATCTGTGAATGACAGCGATAGGTGTTGTATTTGTTTG GACAACTTTTGTGATGGGCAGACCATTGGATTTGCTGACTGTGGGCACTACTTCCATTTTGATTGCATCACCGAGTGGCTCATGCAGAAGAATTCTTGCCCTCTCTGCAAAAGGACTGCGTTAACAACTTGA
- the LOC107827571 gene encoding uncharacterized protein LOC107827571 isoform X2: MQRDSDGSSAALASSHSRSGSNYSNWSPTIISANVSIAYHPERNYFSCWIPAAMLPIMHAPNFFVPLPHMPWNWTYSSFSVQVPSVYHMTGTIRSEVISRQDSLPLVPASQFQQISLAPGAERVITGENMVNSSFAVQQVIFRVNHSPRFMGDDFLHHHLLRQVNHGPGPTPLHPYNFHMAQHGGGQIGTRQTFYVGIENMSYEVLLAFQDQVGYVSTGLSKEVILARMKCIKYQSIAISVNDSDRCCICLDNFCDGQTIGFADCGHYFHFDCITEWLMQKNSCPLCKRTALTT; encoded by the exons ATGCAGCGTGATTCTG ATGGGTCATCAGCAGCTTTGGCAAGCTCTCACTCTCGCTCAGGAAGTAACTATTCTAACTGGAGTCCAACAATAATTTCGGCAAATGTATCAATCGCATACCAccctgaaagaaattatttttcctgCTGGATTCCAGCAGCAATGCTACCGATCATGCATGCTCCTAATTTCTTTGTACCACTGCCACATATGCCATGGAACTGGACGTATAGCTCTTTCTCTGTCCAGGTTCCGTCAGTGTATCATATGACTGGAACAATTCGAAGTGAGGTGATTTCCCGTCAAGATAGCCTGCCGCTTGTTCCTGCTTCTCAGTTTCAACAAATTAGTCTTGCTCCAGGAGCTGAGAGAGTAATTACAGGAGAGAACATGGTGAACTCCAGTTTTGCAGTTCAACAAGTAATTTTCCGGGTAAATCACAGCCCGAGGTTCATGGGTGATGACTTTTTGCATCATCATTTGCTGAGACAAGTGAACCACGGACCTGGTCCTACACCACTGCATCCGTACAATTTTCACATG GCACAACATGGTGGAGGACAAATTGGTACGCGTCAAACTTTTTATGTTGGCATAGAGAACATGAGTTATGAG GTTTTGTTAGCCTTTCAAGACCAGGTTGGATATGTCAGTACAGGATTGAGCAAGGAAGTCATTTTAGCACGTATGAAGTGCATCAAGTATCAGTCAATCGCAATATCTGTGAATGACAGCGATAGGTGTTGTATTTGTTTG GACAACTTTTGTGATGGGCAGACCATTGGATTTGCTGACTGTGGGCACTACTTCCATTTTGATTGCATCACCGAGTGGCTCATGCAGAAGAATTCTTGCCCTCTCTGCAAAAGGACTGCGTTAACAACTTGA